The region CTCCGACTTCAACCTTCTGCGGAAGATCTCGATCGATTAAGTCTGGTTCAACGGATTCATTCACGGAAAAGCCCGGCGGACCGCCGGGCTTTTTTCATTTCGTCCGGCCAGAAGGCGGAAGACGCCAGAGCTTACCCACCGAGGATGAAGTAGACGTCACGGCATTGGTGAAGCATCCTGAACTGCATCAGCCTCTTTGCCCGCCTCTTCACTCTCCGCCGCTATCCTGCTCAGGCTGACCTGTTCCACCTGCGCGAAGATCAACCCCGCCGGGATAATGCAGAGGAAGGTCACCACCAGCAACAACGCACCACATGCTGTCGCCGCCTCAATGGGAGCGCCGTAGAAGGTGTGCATCGCCGCCGCCGTTACGGCAATCTGCGTAAACCACCCTACGATAGGCAGCTGCAGCAGACTTCCTCCAATACTCGCAGCCATCAGCAGCATGGCCCGTGAAAAGGACAGGTTTGCCAGCTCCGGCGTCTGGACGAAGGCATGCGCCGTCTGCACATACGCTGAAGCGATCATGCCCCACATCAGCAGCGAGATCACCGTGACGACGATCAACTCCCGCCAGCTCTTCAGCGCATTCAGGCCCTCGCGGAATCCAATGATCTTGTCGGCGATGCTTTGCGCGGCGTTTTCGGAGAGCGGGTTCAGGACCGCTTTCGCAAACCCCGCTACGACGCCGCCAGCCACTCGCACCGCAATAGCGAACAGCGCGATAAACAGCGTAAATGCCAGGCTCCACAGCCCGGCGCGCATGAAGACCTGCTGATGGGGCATATTCTTCGGCATGAAGGCCAGTGCCGTCGAAAAGATCACCGCCGCCGCACCCAGGTCGAACATCCTCTCCAGCGTGTACACCGCGACCTGCGAGCTGAGCGGAAGCCCGATCTTGCGAGCCACAAGATACGGCCGCGTCAGGTCCGCCAGCCGTCCGAAGAGAGCTACCGCCGTAAACCCGATAAACTGCGGACCGATCAACGCGCTGGCCTTCACCTTTTTGGTAGGCTCTACCATTACGCTCCAGCGCACGGAACGAAGCCAGTACGTCGCGTAAATCAGCGCAATTCCCGCGACGGCGTGACCGCCCTGAATGTGCCGCAACTGTTCGCCGAAGTTTTTCCAGTCGAAATGGATCCGGTCGCGATAGACAAAGACAATCACCGCGAGCACAGCAATAAGAACCGCCCACAGGACTCCGCTTCGTCTCTTCATGGAAAAGTTTCCCTTCGCTTCTGCTAATCGTTATTGCTTCGTGCGTGCAACCTGCTCGTTCGAGCCCGAGCTTCGCTTTCGGCGGTTGAACTCGCGGATGACACGGGCCACATATGCTCGCGTCTCCGCATAAGGAGGAATCCCGTGGTATCGGTCCACCGCCGCCGGTCCGGCATTGTAGGCAGCCAGCGCCAGGGCAACATTATTGTGGTAGCGGGTCAGCAGCATATCCAGGTACGCTGTTCCGCCGTTGATGTTGTCCTTCGGCGCAAAGGCGTCTTCCACTCCCAGCTTCTGTGCCGTCGCAGGCATCAACTGCATCAGGCCCTGTGCGCCAACCCGGGAGACGGCTCGAACACGCCCACCGCTCTCGGCCTTGACCACGCTCGCCAGCAGATCGGAGTCGATATTATGCTGCCCTCCCGCGCTGGCCAGCATCGTGTGCATCTCTTCCCGCGTAAGCGTCGTGACTGCGGGGCTCTGTGCCGAGGAAGAGGCCGGGGATGGAGTTTCGAGAATCACCGGATTATCGGGAACCGGCTCGACCCGCACGACTGCATCGGCTGCAACATCCATGTAGTTCGCCGTGGTGGAGCTTGAATCCGGCGAGACAAGATAGAGCCGCACATGGTCCCCATGCGTCTCCTGCCGTGCGCAATCCAATTCAAAGCCGTTCCGCAGGGTTACATGCTCGGCGGCATGTGCCATCGGGCTTGGCAGCAGGGCCATCGCAGTCAAAACGCCCTGCCAGCCGAACGACCTGAATCGCAGTCTCACATCCAAAAGCCTATCATCCGGCCCCGGATCGATCCTTTACACCAAAGACGGATGTGGCTCCTCGGCCAGCGCTGCCTCCAGGGCAACCGCTACGCCATCTTCTGTATGGCGCCTGCCCATCACCCAGCCTCGCGCAGCTCCCACATCCTTCAGGTCTTCCGGGGCGTTGGCCATCAACACGGCCTGTCCCGCCATCTCCAGCATGGAGACGTCATTCCAGTTATCGCCGATCGCCAGAATCTCCACCGGGTCGATTCCGCGGCTCTCAGCCAGGCTCAGGACTGCTCCTCCCTTGCTGCAGCCTGCCGGCAGAAGATCCACAATGCTCAGATTCCGCTCCGGATACTCCGTCCTGTGCAGTGCGGCCTCCGGAGCAAGATCAGCTCCTGTGCCCTCCCGCCGCACCTCGCTCCTGCGCAATGGCGTCAGGCCCACTCCCAGAACCTTCGGGTCGCCCAGCAGCTTCGCCTCGGCCTCTCGCATCCGCTCGATCGTGCCACATAACATCATCTGGATCAGCCCCTCGCGTCCGAGGGCATGCTCCATCGGCACGACACGCTCAATATAAGGCTCATTGGCTGCCATCCACCGGCTGATGCTGCCGTTCAGCTCTTCCATCTCTTCAACCACCAGAGCCCCATGCACATCGTCGCCATCGGCCTGCACCCGGTCAAAGGTGACCAGCAGCGACCGCCGAAACTCGTCCATGTGGCCCACCAGCCACTTCGCTGTCTCCTCCTCCAGCAGGGTCCGCTTCACCAGCCGCGCTCCAAGCGTGCGCACGACCGCTCCGTTCGAACTGATGAGACCATTTTCCTCGCCCAGCCCCAGCCCCCGCAGCACCTTCATGGCGTAGCTGTGCCGCCGTCCGGTCGCAACGACGACCTCCACCCCGGCCTGTTCGGCAGACTTCAGGGCGGCAAGGTTCCTCGCGCTCACCTGCCCGTCCGGTCCCAGCAGCGTCCCGTCCATATCCACAGCAACCATGCGCAACCGGTGGCTTTTACCCATATCCCATTCTCTCACCGCGAGATCTTTCACTCCCGACAGACTAAAAAGCATCTATCGCGGGTGCCCCATCTTCGCCACGCCGTGGCTAAAGGTGGGTTTGCAGGATTCTCATCCTCCAATTCGCCCCTCTAGTAGCATCGAAGTCATGCCCCGCATCGCCTTCCTCGAGTGCTCCCGCTGCCAAAACCACGTCTCTGCCGAAGCCCCGCAGACCGTCTGCCCCGCCTGCACCGGCTCTCTCTACGTCCGGTACGACATGGACGAGCTGAAGCGCACCTCGCGACGGGACGACATTGCGATCAGAGCCGCTGCATCTCCAGCGAGCCTCGGCATGTGGCGCTACTCCGCTGTCCTTCCTGACGTCACTCCCGTCACCCTCGGCGAGGGCTGGACTCCCATGATCCACTCCCGCCGCTACCCCGGCCTCTCTATTAAGGAGGAAGGCGCCAACCCGACCGGCACCTTCAAGGCCCGGGGGCTCGGCATGGCCGTCACGATGGCGAAACACTACGGCCTTCAGCACCTTGCCGTTCCCTCCGCGGGAAACGCGGCCAGCGCCCTCGCCGCCTACGCCGCCGCCGCCCAGATGCAGGCCCACATCTTTATGCCGCAGGACGTTCCCTTCGCCAACTACCTGGAAGGCATCGTCTACGGCTCCGACGTCACCCTTGTCGACGGACTCATCTCCGACTGCGCCCACCTCGTCGGCGAAAAGATCAAGGCGCAGAAAGAAGCCAACACTCCCGCAGCAGAGACATGGTTCGACATCTCCACCCTCAAGGAGCCCTATCGCGTCGAAGGCAAAAAGACCATGGGGTACGAGCTCGTCGAGCAGCTCGGCTGGACCTACCCCGACGCCGTCTTCTACCCCACCGGCGGGGGCGTCGGCCTGATCGGCATGTGGAAGGCTTTCGAGGAGATGGAACAACTCGGATGGGTCAGCGGCAAACGCCCGAAGATGTATGCTCTCCAATCCTCTGGTTGCGACCCCATCGTCAAAGCCTTTGAAGAAGACAAGCCCACAAGCGAGTTCTTCCAGAACGCCGACACCTTCGCCGCAGGACTCCGCGTCCCCAAGCCCTACGGCGACTACATCATCCTCGACATCCTCCAGCAGTCCGGCGGCAAGGCCATCGCCAGCGACGACGCCACCATTCTCCAGAGCATCCTCGACTACGCACGCAACGAGGGCATCTTCCTCTCTCCCGAAGGCGCTGCCGCAACCGCGGCATACGACCAGCTCCTTGCATCCGGCGAACTCAAGCCTACCGACAAGGTCGTCCTCTTCAACACCGGCGCCGGCCTCAAGTACACCGACATGACCGCCGAGGCCATGCACCTGCGCAGGCCCGGAAGCCTGCCCACCAGCCTGCCCGTGGGAGGCATCATTACCCCACAGTAAAATTTTGGCTACTGACAGCCCTGCGACCGAGATGAGCCTTTTGCCCTCACAATTTCCTGTGCTTTCGTCCGATTTCTTCCTGCGATCTCCGGACATCGTCGCACGCGACATCCTTGGTAAGGTCCTGGTACATCGTCGCAGAGGCGAACGGCTCAGCGGTCGCATCGTCGAAGTCGAAGCCTATCTTGGACTCAACGATCCCGCCTCTCATGCCTTCCGGGGACGGACTTCTGCCAACGCAGTGTTGTTCGGCCCGCCGGGGATAGCGTATGTGTACTTCATCTACGGGATGCACTATTGCGTCAACGTCTCCTGCCTGCCTGAAAACGAGCCCGGCGGCGTTTTGATCCGCGCCCTCGTTCCTCTGGAAGGAATCAAAACCATGGCGCGGCTGCGCGGCCTGCCGGAGAACGCGAAAGCACAGCAACTCACCGGCGGCCCCGGAAAGCTATGCGAAGCAATAGGCATCACGCGTGCCACTCACAACGGCATTGACGTTACGAAGGCGGAGTCTTCTCTCCACATCGAGGATGACGGCGTGGGTCTGGGGAAGATTGAGATCACGCCTCGCATCGGCATCACGAAGGCCATCGAGCATCCTCTCCGCTTTGTCCTGAAGGACTGGAAATAGAGCCATCGCGTGGCGAGTGCTGTGCGAAGACGCTATCATCCTGCCGCAGGAACATTTGTCGATTCCGGAGCGTAGAACTCCCATATGCGTCCACTCGCCATCCTTCTTCTCTGCCTCGCGCCTCTCGCCGCTCATGCCCAGACCGATCCCGTGCCGCGCATGCAGCAGATCGTCGCCAATTACACCAACGACAAATCCTTCATGGGCTCGGTCCTCGTCGTCAAAGACGGCCATACCCTCATCGACCAGGGCTACGGCTCCGCGGATCTGGAGTGGAACATTCCCAACTCTCCCGCCACCAAGTTCCGCCTCGGCTCCATCACCAAGCAGTTCACCGCCGCAAGCATCCTCCTCCTTCAGGAGCGCGGCAAGCTGAGCATCGACGACCCCGTCAGCAAGTACATGCCCGACGCTCCCGCCGCCTGGTCGAAGATCACCATCTACAACGTCCTCACCCACACCTCTGGCATCCCCTCCTTCACCGGCTTTCCCGACTACCGCACCACCGAGTGGAAGGACACCACTCCCGCCGAACTTGTCGCGCGCTTCCGCGACAAGCCCCTCGACTTCGAACCTGGCACAAAGTTCAATTACTCCAACTCCGGCTACGTCCTCCTCGGCTACCTGATCGAAAAAGTCTCTGGCCAGGCCTACGCCGACTTCCTCCAGCAGAACATCTTCACTCCACTCGGCATGCAAGACACCGGCATCGATTCCAACGCCGCCATCCTGCCGCAGCGCGCACAAGGCTACCGCCGCTCGCCCCGCGGCATCGAGCACGACGGATACATCAGCATGACCATCCCATTCTCCGCCGGCGCCCTCTACTCCACCACCGGCGACCTCCTCAAGTGGGAGCAGGGTCTCTTCGGCGGCAAAGTCCTCAAACCCGAATCGCTCGCGAAGATGACGACGTCCTTCAAAGATGGTTATGGATGCGGACTCTTCATCCGCGATATCGACGGCCATAAACTCATCACTCATGGCGGCGGCATCGAAGGCTTCAATACCTCGCTCAACTACTACCCCAACGACAAACTCATTGTGATCGTCCTCGGGAACCTGACAGGCGGCGCGCCCGATATGATCGCCACCAACCTTGGCAAGGCTGCCCTCGGCCAGCAGGTCATCCTTCCCTCCGAGCGCAAGGCCATCGACGTTTCTCCCGCGATCCTCGCCGAATACGCCGGCACCTACCGGATGACCGACGCCCCCATCGACAACGTCATCGCCATCAAGGACGGCCACCTCACCACCAAACTTGCGAGCCAGCCCGCCCTCGATCTCTTCGCAGAATCGGAGACAAAGTTCTTCCTCAAGGTAGTCGACGCTCAGATTGAGTTCTTCCGCGATCCAGCCACGCACGCCATCAACCGCCTCATCCTCTATCAGAACGGCATGCAGCACGAAGGCAGGAAACAGTAGCGTGTCGTAGTGCCTGGTGAAACCATCTCGGGTGATCACTTTGCTGCAGCCTAGGAGGGTCACCTTCTGCCGAATCCACCTTCCTGAACCGCTATAATGGAACCAGACAAAAAAGCCCCGGAGTCCCGGGGCTTTTTCTGTCTCCGGACTTCCGGTCATCGCAGTCTTCCATGCCATCCGGCCAACAGACGTGCGCACAAAATCGATTACTGAAATCTCATCATTGGAATAATTTGCATAAAGCAGGGAGGGATGGAGAGTCATGACAGTTCGCCAGCAGATTCGCCACATGCTCGTCCTCGCCCTCCCGCTCATCGCCGCCGAGCTCGGCTGGATGTCGATGGGAATCGTCGACACCATCATGGTCGGACATATGGACAACGCGGCGGTCAACATCGCCTCCGCCTCCCTCGGCCAGGTTCTCTACAACACGCTCGCCTTCGGGATCGCCGGTGTCCTGCTCTCGCTCGATACGTTCCTATCGCAGTCGCACGGCGCCGGACGTTACGACGAAGCCAACCGCTGGCTTTATCACGGCCTCATCCTCGCGGCGATTCTTGCCGGATCTCTCTTCGGAATCGTCGAGCTGGCACCCCTCGTCATGCGCCGGATGCCCATCAACCCACACGTCATGGACGGAGCCATCCACTTCCTCCGCGCACTCAACTGGGGAACGCCGACGCTCTTTCTCTACTTCACCCTGCGCCGCTACCTGCAGGCCTTCAACCACGTTCGCCCCATCGCCTTTGCCCTTGTTACCGCCAACCTGTGCAACGTTCTCGTCAACTGGCTCCTGATCTACGGCCATCAATGGGGCCCAATCCGGATTCCCGCTCTCGGCATCGTCGGCTCGGGTCTGGCGACCTCGCTCTCGCGCACCTATCTCGCCCTCTTCCTGCTCGCCGCCATCTGGCACGTGGAGCACAAACACAACTACGGCCTGCGCTCCATGCTGCGGCACGTCGAATCCAGTCGTCTCAAACGCCTCACCCTGCTCGGCGCACCCGCCGGAGGCCAGATCTTCGTCGAGATCGCCATCTTCGGTACCGTAACCTTCCTGATCGGGACCATGGGCCCGCTTCCGCTTGCCGGTCACGAGATCGCCCTCAACTGTGCCAGCTTCACCTTCATGATCCCGTTCGCCATCTCCGCCGCCGCCGCGGTGCGGGTCGGTCAGGCGCTCGGCCGCAAAGCCCCGCGCGAAGCCGCCGCCGCCGGATGGACCGCCATTCTACTGGGTGCAGCCTGCATGGCCACCTGCTCCATCCTTCTCAGCGTCTTCGCGCACTCCATCGCCCGAGCCTTCACACCCGACCGCGCCGTGATCGCCGCAACCGTTCCTCTTCTGTTCGTTGCTGCCGCCTTTCAATTCTTCGACGGTCTTCAGATCACTGCCACAGGGGCGCTTCGCGGCGCGGGCAATACACATGCCGGCCTGATCGTCCAGATCGTCGGCTACTGGATCATCGGTCTTCCTATCGGAAGCTGGCTGGGCTTTCATCTTCATCACGGCGCTCTCGGACTTTGGATCGGCCTCTGCGCCGGCCTCATCGTAGCGGGAATCTCCCTCACCACCGTATGGAGCAGGACCACACGCTCGCTCTCGCAGAAGAGCCTCGTGCCCTAAGAGGCATCAACCTATGTCTGAAATCCGATCGCGATCGCCGCAAAGATGCATGATGGCGAATCGCGTCGGTGATAGCAGCTGGTTCAGATATGCAATTCTTGCAACCCCATGAACAGTGTCATCCTGAGCGAAGCCTTCTCACGGTCTTATTGTGAGAAGCGAAGTCGAAGGACGACACTTTTGGTAGCGTTGGAAGCCAACAAAGCAGGTTAATTATTTAAAGCCCGTATGCGAATCCGCCTTAATAATCCTGTTCGATCAGAGTCTTCGCGGTTCGTTCCAGCACACCCGTCTGTCGTTCCAGCCTCCGCAACTGGTGTTCCGCCGGTGTATCCTTCCCCGCCGGAGCAGCTTCTGAATCGCCGAGGCCGGGTTCTGCAGACAAGGAAGGCGTTCTTCGCTCGGCGCTGGCGGTCATCAGCTCCGCGACTCTCTCCATGCGGCGAATGACGAGCGAGGCGCGACCGCGAAGCTCCTCGTCATCGCATCCCAACGCCGCCAATGTCGTCACAGCGCGGGTCATGCGGCGCAGGTAGGTGACGAACGTGAGCGCTGGTTCCCATTTGGGAATCTGGTTGGACAGAGAAACCTGCGGCTCGAGCATGATACGGTCCAACGCTTCTTCCGCATCGTTGATGGCCAACCCACAGGCACGCCGCGACGGCGCAAGCAGCCTGCGATCAGCGTCGACACGGGCCGCATCGTGGTGCGTGCTATCGGTCGTGCGCCAGAATGTAAGCATCGCGCGAACATACTCCGCATCGGCTTGCGCTCCACGTGCCAGCAGGCGGGTCATCTCGACCTGCTCTCGCTCGGGCCATAGAAGCCGCATCGCCAGCACTGCAACGGCGGCGCCCAGGACCGTGTTTCCAATGCGGACTCCGGCGAAGTGCCAATCACGCAGATGCGGCAGGCTCAGCAGAACGAAGGTTGGCGTCAGGAAGAACGCGTACCAGCCGTAATCGATGGCATAGGTCGCAAGCGTGAAGATGCTTGTGATTGTCACCACAACGATGATGCCTTCCTGGCTGTGGATCGCGGCCGCCAGGATCGCAGCCAGCACTCCGCCTGCGATCGTGCCACCCACGCGTTGCGCACCGCGGCGAAGCGTTCCCGAGCTTGTCGGCTGCAGCACGATGATGGAGGTCATCGCCAGCCATCCTCCGTGGCTGACATGGACCATCTTCATCAGCAGCACATCGGCCGCGCCAACAACCAGCATGCGCAGAGCGTGCCGCATCATGATGGAGCGCGTCGTCCAGTTGGCCCGCGCTGCATCCAGCATCGATTGCCAGCCGGTGCCGGACGGTGGCCGTACTTGCCTGGCCAGTAGCGAGCTACGGATCTCTGCACCTGAACTTGTGGTGCGACTCGAAGGTTCAATACCGCTCCACAGCGCTTGAATGGCCTCGAATGCAACCTCGATGTTCAACAGGATGTCTCGCTCCTCCTGAACGAGATGCCGTATGAGCGGATCGGACGGTACCATTGCGGCCTCGAGCGTTTTGATGGCCGCCTCGCGCTTGCGGAGATGCTGGATGGAGTGCGAGCCTTCAAGAGCGAAGGAGGCAGCGCCATCCGCGGGCCGGCTTTCGAGAGCGACCGCAATGGTCTTCTCCGCTCCTTCCATCCACTCCAGAGCCTCTTCGATAGCGGCCTGGTCGTGAGGATCGGAGCTCGACTCCAGTAGCTCCGTCCAGCGGATCGTCCCCGCAAAGAGCAGGTCAGCCGTCTCCAGCAAAACCGTCAGTGAGCGGGCACGCTGGGTTCGCGCCGTAATCCTCGCGCCGGTGGCTCCTATCGCTGTACGCGCCGACTCGATGCTCAGTCGCATCTGCCGTTGCAGCTCGTGCATGCGGTGCCGCTCCGCCTGGCGGTCGCGACTGTCCGGTTGCGTAGCATGCACCTGCGAGGTGAACTCCGCCAACATGCCGTAGCACCTGGAGACGCCCAGCCGCGCCGGACGAAAAGGGTCAAGCGGCCAGAGCACGAGGCTGAATCCCGCAGCCCACAGTCCTCCAAGCACGTAGGAGAGCGCATTGCCGAGCGCGCCATAAAGCGTATGACTCTCCCCGCCGTAGCCCGCGAAGTAAAGCACAAGGATAACCACCGAAGTGGAGGCAAGCTGGTTCGCCAGTACGCGACCGAAGGTCACGGCAAAGCAGAAGCCAGCCGTAACCAGCACGGACAGCCAGAAGGGCGTGGTGGACAGGGAAGCGATGACGCAGGCCATGGCTCCGCCCACAAGAACCGTCAGCATGGTCGTCAGGCGGCTGCGATAGGGGCCTCCGTTATCGACCAGGATGG is a window of Edaphobacter sp. 12200R-103 DNA encoding:
- a CDS encoding lysylphosphatidylglycerol synthase transmembrane domain-containing protein, translated to MKRRSGVLWAVLIAVLAVIVFVYRDRIHFDWKNFGEQLRHIQGGHAVAGIALIYATYWLRSVRWSVMVEPTKKVKASALIGPQFIGFTAVALFGRLADLTRPYLVARKIGLPLSSQVAVYTLERMFDLGAAAVIFSTALAFMPKNMPHQQVFMRAGLWSLAFTLFIALFAIAVRVAGGVVAGFAKAVLNPLSENAAQSIADKIIGFREGLNALKSWRELIVVTVISLLMWGMIASAYVQTAHAFVQTPELANLSFSRAMLLMAASIGGSLLQLPIVGWFTQIAVTAAAMHTFYGAPIEAATACGALLLVVTFLCIIPAGLIFAQVEQVSLSRIAAESEEAGKEADAVQDASPMP
- a CDS encoding lytic transglycosylase domain-containing protein; translation: MRLRFRSFGWQGVLTAMALLPSPMAHAAEHVTLRNGFELDCARQETHGDHVRLYLVSPDSSSTTANYMDVAADAVVRVEPVPDNPVILETPSPASSSAQSPAVTTLTREEMHTMLASAGGQHNIDSDLLASVVKAESGGRVRAVSRVGAQGLMQLMPATAQKLGVEDAFAPKDNINGGTAYLDMLLTRYHNNVALALAAYNAGPAAVDRYHGIPPYAETRAYVARVIREFNRRKRSSGSNEQVARTKQ
- a CDS encoding HAD-IIB family hydrolase: MGKSHRLRMVAVDMDGTLLGPDGQVSARNLAALKSAEQAGVEVVVATGRRHSYAMKVLRGLGLGEENGLISSNGAVVRTLGARLVKRTLLEEETAKWLVGHMDEFRRSLLVTFDRVQADGDDVHGALVVEEMEELNGSISRWMAANEPYIERVVPMEHALGREGLIQMMLCGTIERMREAEAKLLGDPKVLGVGLTPLRRSEVRREGTGADLAPEAALHRTEYPERNLSIVDLLPAGCSKGGAVLSLAESRGIDPVEILAIGDNWNDVSMLEMAGQAVLMANAPEDLKDVGAARGWVMGRRHTEDGVAVALEAALAEEPHPSLV
- a CDS encoding threonine synthase; protein product: MPRIAFLECSRCQNHVSAEAPQTVCPACTGSLYVRYDMDELKRTSRRDDIAIRAAASPASLGMWRYSAVLPDVTPVTLGEGWTPMIHSRRYPGLSIKEEGANPTGTFKARGLGMAVTMAKHYGLQHLAVPSAGNAASALAAYAAAAQMQAHIFMPQDVPFANYLEGIVYGSDVTLVDGLISDCAHLVGEKIKAQKEANTPAAETWFDISTLKEPYRVEGKKTMGYELVEQLGWTYPDAVFYPTGGGVGLIGMWKAFEEMEQLGWVSGKRPKMYALQSSGCDPIVKAFEEDKPTSEFFQNADTFAAGLRVPKPYGDYIILDILQQSGGKAIASDDATILQSILDYARNEGIFLSPEGAAATAAYDQLLASGELKPTDKVVLFNTGAGLKYTDMTAEAMHLRRPGSLPTSLPVGGIITPQ
- a CDS encoding DNA-3-methyladenine glycosylase, producing MATDSPATEMSLLPSQFPVLSSDFFLRSPDIVARDILGKVLVHRRRGERLSGRIVEVEAYLGLNDPASHAFRGRTSANAVLFGPPGIAYVYFIYGMHYCVNVSCLPENEPGGVLIRALVPLEGIKTMARLRGLPENAKAQQLTGGPGKLCEAIGITRATHNGIDVTKAESSLHIEDDGVGLGKIEITPRIGITKAIEHPLRFVLKDWK
- a CDS encoding serine hydrolase produces the protein MRPLAILLLCLAPLAAHAQTDPVPRMQQIVANYTNDKSFMGSVLVVKDGHTLIDQGYGSADLEWNIPNSPATKFRLGSITKQFTAASILLLQERGKLSIDDPVSKYMPDAPAAWSKITIYNVLTHTSGIPSFTGFPDYRTTEWKDTTPAELVARFRDKPLDFEPGTKFNYSNSGYVLLGYLIEKVSGQAYADFLQQNIFTPLGMQDTGIDSNAAILPQRAQGYRRSPRGIEHDGYISMTIPFSAGALYSTTGDLLKWEQGLFGGKVLKPESLAKMTTSFKDGYGCGLFIRDIDGHKLITHGGGIEGFNTSLNYYPNDKLIVIVLGNLTGGAPDMIATNLGKAALGQQVILPSERKAIDVSPAILAEYAGTYRMTDAPIDNVIAIKDGHLTTKLASQPALDLFAESETKFFLKVVDAQIEFFRDPATHAINRLILYQNGMQHEGRKQ
- a CDS encoding MATE family efflux transporter, which codes for MTVRQQIRHMLVLALPLIAAELGWMSMGIVDTIMVGHMDNAAVNIASASLGQVLYNTLAFGIAGVLLSLDTFLSQSHGAGRYDEANRWLYHGLILAAILAGSLFGIVELAPLVMRRMPINPHVMDGAIHFLRALNWGTPTLFLYFTLRRYLQAFNHVRPIAFALVTANLCNVLVNWLLIYGHQWGPIRIPALGIVGSGLATSLSRTYLALFLLAAIWHVEHKHNYGLRSMLRHVESSRLKRLTLLGAPAGGQIFVEIAIFGTVTFLIGTMGPLPLAGHEIALNCASFTFMIPFAISAAAAVRVGQALGRKAPREAAAAGWTAILLGAACMATCSILLSVFAHSIARAFTPDRAVIAATVPLLFVAAAFQFFDGLQITATGALRGAGNTHAGLIVQIVGYWIIGLPIGSWLGFHLHHGALGLWIGLCAGLIVAGISLTTVWSRTTRSLSQKSLVP
- a CDS encoding FUSC family protein, with the translated sequence MRWYLRWSSALRRLHWERGLRAGIAVLTAMAVCRALGKPMGWAALGGFEAILVDNGGPYRSRLTTMLTVLVGGAMACVIASLSTTPFWLSVLVTAGFCFAVTFGRVLANQLASTSVVILVLYFAGYGGESHTLYGALGNALSYVLGGLWAAGFSLVLWPLDPFRPARLGVSRCYGMLAEFTSQVHATQPDSRDRQAERHRMHELQRQMRLSIESARTAIGATGARITARTQRARSLTVLLETADLLFAGTIRWTELLESSSDPHDQAAIEEALEWMEGAEKTIAVALESRPADGAASFALEGSHSIQHLRKREAAIKTLEAAMVPSDPLIRHLVQEERDILLNIEVAFEAIQALWSGIEPSSRTTSSGAEIRSSLLARQVRPPSGTGWQSMLDAARANWTTRSIMMRHALRMLVVGAADVLLMKMVHVSHGGWLAMTSIIVLQPTSSGTLRRGAQRVGGTIAGGVLAAILAAAIHSQEGIIVVVTITSIFTLATYAIDYGWYAFFLTPTFVLLSLPHLRDWHFAGVRIGNTVLGAAVAVLAMRLLWPEREQVEMTRLLARGAQADAEYVRAMLTFWRTTDSTHHDAARVDADRRLLAPSRRACGLAINDAEEALDRIMLEPQVSLSNQIPKWEPALTFVTYLRRMTRAVTTLAALGCDDEELRGRASLVIRRMERVAELMTASAERRTPSLSAEPGLGDSEAAPAGKDTPAEHQLRRLERQTGVLERTAKTLIEQDY